A region from the Triticum aestivum cultivar Chinese Spring chromosome 3D, IWGSC CS RefSeq v2.1, whole genome shotgun sequence genome encodes:
- the LOC123075353 gene encoding protein LURP-one-related 11-like, with translation MAKIQPLPAPPSPSSSDDHRQGQQAYTVWMKSLVFNGNGCAVYDSDGAVTFRVDNYGCRGGREVLLMDRAGNALIRIRRKGFGMFRRWDVCRCEDEEATPWFTVRRAEKGGAAVVMHGGAATCYRIDRCCARKPDYKVSGVDGAAVADVARKQTAAGVVLGEDVLTLTVAAEADHLLVLGLVVVRGLINRSL, from the coding sequence ATGGCCAAGATCCAGCCCCTGCCTGCGCccccctcgccgtcgtcctccgatGATCACCGCCAGGGCCAGCAGGCGTACACGGTATGGATGAAGTCGCTGGTCTTCAACGGCAACGGCTGCGCGGTGTACGACAGCGACGGCGCCGTCACCTTCCGCGTCGACAACTACGGCTGCAGGGGCGGCCGCGAGGTCCTCCTCATGGACCGCGCCGGCAACGCCCTCATCAGGATCAGACGCAAGGGCTTCGGCATGTTCAGGAGGTGGGACGTCTGCCGGTGCGAAGACGAGGAGGCGACGCCGTGGTTCACCGTGCGGCGGGCCGAGAAGGGCGGGGCCGCCGTGGTGATGCACGGCGGCGCAGCCACCTGCTACAGGATCGACAGGTGCTGCGCACGCAAGCCCGACTACAAAGTGAGCGGCGTGGACGGCGCGGCCGTGGCGGACGTCGCGCGGAAGCAGACGGCGGCCGGAGTGGTGCTCGGGGAGGACGTGCTGACGCTGAcggtggcggccgaggcggatcaCCTGCTCGTCCTGGGCTTGGTCGTGGTGCGTGGCCTCATCAACCGCTCCTTGTGA